Proteins encoded together in one Poecile atricapillus isolate bPoeAtr1 chromosome 15, bPoeAtr1.hap1, whole genome shotgun sequence window:
- the STX16 gene encoding syntaxin-16 isoform X1 — MATRRLTDAFLLLRNNAVQSRQLLAEQVSSFGSSSPLNSRSMAAAELDELADDRMALVSGISLDPEAAIGVTKRLPPKWVDGADEIQYDIARVKQKMKELASLHDKHLNRPTLDDSSEEERAIEITTQEITQLFHRCQRAVQVLQSRSRTCTEQEARVLRNVVSSLAQSLQDLSTNFRHAQSDYLKRMKNREERSKHFFDTSVPLMDDGEDDTLYDRGFTDDQLALVEQNTLMVEEREREIRQIVQSISDLNEIFRDLGAMIVEQGTVLDRIDYNIEQSCMKTEEGLKQLHKAEQYQKKNRKMLVILILFVIVIVLIVVLIGVKLH, encoded by the exons aTGGCCACCCGGCGTCTCACGGACGCGTTCTTGTTGTTGCGGAACAACGCGGTGCAGAGCCGGCAGCTGCTGGCCGAGCAAGTGAGTAGTTTCGGCTCCTCCAGCCCTCTGAATTCACGTAGCATGGCTGCTGCG GAGCTGGATGAG ctggctgaTGATCGCATGGCCCTGGTGTCGGGGATAAGCCTGGATCCCGAGGCAGCCATCGGAGTGACCAAGCGGTTGCCTCCCAAATGGGTTGATGGGGCAGACGAA ATTCAGTATGATATTGCCAGGGTTAAACAGAAGATGAAAGAATTAGCCAGTCTTCATGATAAACATCTGAACAGACCCACACTGGATGACAGCAGTGAAGAGGAACGGGCAATAGAAATAACAACACAGGAGATCACACAG TTATTCCACAGATGTCAGAGAGCAGTCCAGGTGTTGCAGAGCAGGTCACGTACTTGTACAGAACAAGAAGCACGTGTTCTCAGGAATGTAGTGTCTTCCTTAGCACAGTCCCTTCAGGATCTCTCCACCAACTTTAGGCATGCACAGTCTGACTATCTCAAAC GTATGAAGAATAGAGAAGAAAGGTCCAAACACTTTTTTGACACCTCAGTCCCGCTGATGGATGATGGAGAGGATGATACCCTTTATGACAGA GGTTTTACAGATGACCAGCTGGCATTGGTGGAGCAAAACACACTGATGGTGGAAGAGAGGGAACGAGAAATCCGTCAGATTGTGCAGTCAATCTCCGATCTCAATGAAATATTTAGGGACCTGGGAGCAATGATAGTAGAACAG GGAACAGTTCTAGATAGAATTGACTATAATATTGAACAGTCATGTATGAAAACTGAAGAGGGCCTAAAACAACTGCATAAG GCAGAGCAATATCAAAAGAAGAATCGGAAGATGCTcgttattttaattttgtttgttatagtAATTGTCCTTATTGTTGTTCTTATTGGTGTAAAGTTACACTAG
- the STX16 gene encoding syntaxin-16 isoform X2 gives MATRRLTDAFLLLRNNAVQSRQLLAEQVSSFGSSSPLNSRSMAAALADDRMALVSGISLDPEAAIGVTKRLPPKWVDGADEIQYDIARVKQKMKELASLHDKHLNRPTLDDSSEEERAIEITTQEITQLFHRCQRAVQVLQSRSRTCTEQEARVLRNVVSSLAQSLQDLSTNFRHAQSDYLKRMKNREERSKHFFDTSVPLMDDGEDDTLYDRGFTDDQLALVEQNTLMVEEREREIRQIVQSISDLNEIFRDLGAMIVEQGTVLDRIDYNIEQSCMKTEEGLKQLHKAEQYQKKNRKMLVILILFVIVIVLIVVLIGVKLH, from the exons aTGGCCACCCGGCGTCTCACGGACGCGTTCTTGTTGTTGCGGAACAACGCGGTGCAGAGCCGGCAGCTGCTGGCCGAGCAAGTGAGTAGTTTCGGCTCCTCCAGCCCTCTGAATTCACGTAGCATGGCTGCTGCG ctggctgaTGATCGCATGGCCCTGGTGTCGGGGATAAGCCTGGATCCCGAGGCAGCCATCGGAGTGACCAAGCGGTTGCCTCCCAAATGGGTTGATGGGGCAGACGAA ATTCAGTATGATATTGCCAGGGTTAAACAGAAGATGAAAGAATTAGCCAGTCTTCATGATAAACATCTGAACAGACCCACACTGGATGACAGCAGTGAAGAGGAACGGGCAATAGAAATAACAACACAGGAGATCACACAG TTATTCCACAGATGTCAGAGAGCAGTCCAGGTGTTGCAGAGCAGGTCACGTACTTGTACAGAACAAGAAGCACGTGTTCTCAGGAATGTAGTGTCTTCCTTAGCACAGTCCCTTCAGGATCTCTCCACCAACTTTAGGCATGCACAGTCTGACTATCTCAAAC GTATGAAGAATAGAGAAGAAAGGTCCAAACACTTTTTTGACACCTCAGTCCCGCTGATGGATGATGGAGAGGATGATACCCTTTATGACAGA GGTTTTACAGATGACCAGCTGGCATTGGTGGAGCAAAACACACTGATGGTGGAAGAGAGGGAACGAGAAATCCGTCAGATTGTGCAGTCAATCTCCGATCTCAATGAAATATTTAGGGACCTGGGAGCAATGATAGTAGAACAG GGAACAGTTCTAGATAGAATTGACTATAATATTGAACAGTCATGTATGAAAACTGAAGAGGGCCTAAAACAACTGCATAAG GCAGAGCAATATCAAAAGAAGAATCGGAAGATGCTcgttattttaattttgtttgttatagtAATTGTCCTTATTGTTGTTCTTATTGGTGTAAAGTTACACTAG
- the STX16 gene encoding syntaxin-16 isoform X3, with product MATRRLTDAFLLLRNNAVQSRQLLAEQDGADGIHKSLQELDELADDRMALVSGISLDPEAAIGVTKRLPPKWVDGADEIQYDIARVKQKMKELASLHDKHLNRPTLDDSSEEERAIEITTQEITQLFHRCQRAVQVLQSRSRTCTEQEARVLRNVVSSLAQSLQDLSTNFRHAQSDYLKRMKNREERSKHFFDTSVPLMDDGEDDTLYDRGFTDDQLALVEQNTLMVEEREREIRQIVQSISDLNEIFRDLGAMIVEQGTVLDRIDYNIEQSCMKTEEGLKQLHKAEQYQKKNRKMLVILILFVIVIVLIVVLIGVKLH from the exons aTGGCCACCCGGCGTCTCACGGACGCGTTCTTGTTGTTGCGGAACAACGCGGTGCAGAGCCGGCAGCTGCTGGCCGAGCAA GATGGGGCTGATGGGATCCACAAATCACTTCAGGAGCTGGATGAG ctggctgaTGATCGCATGGCCCTGGTGTCGGGGATAAGCCTGGATCCCGAGGCAGCCATCGGAGTGACCAAGCGGTTGCCTCCCAAATGGGTTGATGGGGCAGACGAA ATTCAGTATGATATTGCCAGGGTTAAACAGAAGATGAAAGAATTAGCCAGTCTTCATGATAAACATCTGAACAGACCCACACTGGATGACAGCAGTGAAGAGGAACGGGCAATAGAAATAACAACACAGGAGATCACACAG TTATTCCACAGATGTCAGAGAGCAGTCCAGGTGTTGCAGAGCAGGTCACGTACTTGTACAGAACAAGAAGCACGTGTTCTCAGGAATGTAGTGTCTTCCTTAGCACAGTCCCTTCAGGATCTCTCCACCAACTTTAGGCATGCACAGTCTGACTATCTCAAAC GTATGAAGAATAGAGAAGAAAGGTCCAAACACTTTTTTGACACCTCAGTCCCGCTGATGGATGATGGAGAGGATGATACCCTTTATGACAGA GGTTTTACAGATGACCAGCTGGCATTGGTGGAGCAAAACACACTGATGGTGGAAGAGAGGGAACGAGAAATCCGTCAGATTGTGCAGTCAATCTCCGATCTCAATGAAATATTTAGGGACCTGGGAGCAATGATAGTAGAACAG GGAACAGTTCTAGATAGAATTGACTATAATATTGAACAGTCATGTATGAAAACTGAAGAGGGCCTAAAACAACTGCATAAG GCAGAGCAATATCAAAAGAAGAATCGGAAGATGCTcgttattttaattttgtttgttatagtAATTGTCCTTATTGTTGTTCTTATTGGTGTAAAGTTACACTAG
- the STX16 gene encoding syntaxin-16 isoform X4, with translation MATRRLTDAFLLLRNNAVQSRQLLAEQLADDRMALVSGISLDPEAAIGVTKRLPPKWVDGADEIQYDIARVKQKMKELASLHDKHLNRPTLDDSSEEERAIEITTQEITQLFHRCQRAVQVLQSRSRTCTEQEARVLRNVVSSLAQSLQDLSTNFRHAQSDYLKRMKNREERSKHFFDTSVPLMDDGEDDTLYDRGFTDDQLALVEQNTLMVEEREREIRQIVQSISDLNEIFRDLGAMIVEQGTVLDRIDYNIEQSCMKTEEGLKQLHKAEQYQKKNRKMLVILILFVIVIVLIVVLIGVKLH, from the exons aTGGCCACCCGGCGTCTCACGGACGCGTTCTTGTTGTTGCGGAACAACGCGGTGCAGAGCCGGCAGCTGCTGGCCGAGCAA ctggctgaTGATCGCATGGCCCTGGTGTCGGGGATAAGCCTGGATCCCGAGGCAGCCATCGGAGTGACCAAGCGGTTGCCTCCCAAATGGGTTGATGGGGCAGACGAA ATTCAGTATGATATTGCCAGGGTTAAACAGAAGATGAAAGAATTAGCCAGTCTTCATGATAAACATCTGAACAGACCCACACTGGATGACAGCAGTGAAGAGGAACGGGCAATAGAAATAACAACACAGGAGATCACACAG TTATTCCACAGATGTCAGAGAGCAGTCCAGGTGTTGCAGAGCAGGTCACGTACTTGTACAGAACAAGAAGCACGTGTTCTCAGGAATGTAGTGTCTTCCTTAGCACAGTCCCTTCAGGATCTCTCCACCAACTTTAGGCATGCACAGTCTGACTATCTCAAAC GTATGAAGAATAGAGAAGAAAGGTCCAAACACTTTTTTGACACCTCAGTCCCGCTGATGGATGATGGAGAGGATGATACCCTTTATGACAGA GGTTTTACAGATGACCAGCTGGCATTGGTGGAGCAAAACACACTGATGGTGGAAGAGAGGGAACGAGAAATCCGTCAGATTGTGCAGTCAATCTCCGATCTCAATGAAATATTTAGGGACCTGGGAGCAATGATAGTAGAACAG GGAACAGTTCTAGATAGAATTGACTATAATATTGAACAGTCATGTATGAAAACTGAAGAGGGCCTAAAACAACTGCATAAG GCAGAGCAATATCAAAAGAAGAATCGGAAGATGCTcgttattttaattttgtttgttatagtAATTGTCCTTATTGTTGTTCTTATTGGTGTAAAGTTACACTAG